One Deinococcus sp. LM3 genomic region harbors:
- the fmt gene encoding methionyl-tRNA formyltransferase: MSRPPRVAFFGSPAFALPVLEAIRGAFEVVLVVAQPDKPVGRGLKLTPPPVAARAAELGLPLAQPTRLRRNPDFEATLRDSGADVAVTCAYGKILPASVLEVPRYGFLNTHTSLLPAYRGAAPIQWALIRGEAVTGTTIMQTDEGMDTGPVLLQEALPIAPEWTAHELADALSAQAARLIVQALSDLGGLQPTPQDENLATHAPMLTKEDGFVRWTDTAAQIVNRSRGVAAWPQTTAFLGGARLKLAGLSVTTGSGQPGEVLGVTEGGLTVAAQERAVLIRTVQPEARKAQPAHTWAQGAGITPGTRLDQWEPTDP, from the coding sequence ATGAGCCGCCCGCCGCGCGTGGCGTTCTTCGGGTCGCCCGCCTTCGCCCTGCCGGTGCTGGAAGCGATCCGCGGGGCATTCGAGGTGGTGCTGGTGGTCGCGCAACCGGATAAACCGGTGGGGCGCGGCCTGAAGCTCACGCCGCCGCCCGTCGCGGCCCGCGCCGCCGAACTGGGCCTGCCGCTCGCGCAACCCACCCGCCTGCGCCGCAACCCGGATTTCGAGGCGACCCTGCGCGACTCCGGCGCGGACGTGGCCGTCACCTGCGCGTACGGCAAGATCCTGCCCGCCAGCGTGCTGGAGGTGCCCCGGTACGGGTTCCTGAACACGCACACCAGCCTGCTGCCCGCCTACCGGGGGGCCGCGCCGATCCAGTGGGCGCTGATCCGGGGCGAGGCCGTGACCGGCACGACGATCATGCAGACCGACGAGGGCATGGACACCGGCCCGGTGCTGCTTCAGGAGGCGCTGCCCATCGCGCCCGAGTGGACGGCCCATGAACTGGCGGACGCCCTGAGCGCGCAGGCGGCCCGGCTGATCGTGCAGGCGCTGTCCGACCTGGGCGGCCTGCAACCCACCCCGCAGGACGAGAACCTCGCCACGCACGCCCCAATGCTGACCAAGGAGGACGGCTTCGTCCGCTGGACCGACACGGCCGCGCAGATCGTGAACCGCTCCCGTGGCGTGGCCGCGTGGCCGCAGACGACCGCCTTCCTGGGCGGCGCGCGCCTGAAACTCGCGGGCCTCAGCGTCACCACTGGGTCCGGCCAGCCCGGCGAGGTGCTGGGCGTCACCGAGGGAGGCCTGACGGTCGCCGCGCAGGAGAGAGCCGTCCTGATCCGCACCGTGCAGCCCGAGGCCCGCAAGGCCCAGCCCGCCCACACCTGGGCGCAGGGCGCGGGCATCACGCCCGGCACCCGCCTCGACCAGTGGGAACCCACCGACCCCTGA
- the def gene encoding peptide deformylase → MRLYGDPVLRRKAKPLQATDTLTVPGFDPQTVRQVANSMLETMFEARGVGLAAPQIGLPVRMFVAVEYEDDEEENEGGDDNLRSRVLRDFVMLNPVLKVINKKKDRSYQEGCLSIPGIYEEGVPRARAVQVSYTDLDGMSRVIEADDYLARVFQHEADHLDGVMFLDRLPAEVTEDYRKELLAIQQKSRALLNDLAAHEQRRRAERA, encoded by the coding sequence CTGCGCCTGTACGGCGACCCGGTGCTGCGCCGCAAAGCCAAACCCCTGCAGGCCACCGACACGCTGACCGTGCCGGGCTTCGATCCGCAGACGGTGCGGCAGGTGGCGAACAGCATGCTCGAAACGATGTTCGAGGCGCGCGGCGTCGGACTGGCCGCCCCGCAGATCGGCCTGCCCGTGCGGATGTTCGTGGCCGTCGAGTACGAGGACGACGAGGAAGAGAACGAGGGCGGCGACGACAACCTGCGCTCGCGGGTGCTGCGTGACTTCGTGATGCTCAACCCGGTCCTGAAGGTCATCAACAAGAAAAAGGACCGCTCGTACCAGGAGGGCTGCCTCAGCATTCCCGGCATCTACGAGGAGGGCGTGCCGCGCGCCCGCGCCGTGCAGGTGTCCTACACCGACCTGGACGGCATGAGCCGCGTGATCGAGGCGGACGATTACCTCGCGCGGGTGTTCCAGCATGAGGCCGACCACCTGGACGGCGTGATGTTCCTGGACCGCCTGCCGGCCGAGGTGACCGAGGATTACCGCAAGGAACTGCTGGCCATCCAGCAGAAATCCCGCGCGTTGCTGAACGACCTGGCCGCGCACGAGCAGCGCCGCCGCGCCGAGCGCGCATGA